A single window of Thalassomonas viridans DNA harbors:
- the ribF gene encoding bifunctional riboflavin kinase/FAD synthetase: MQLVRGLHNIQPEDHGCVLTIGNFDGVHLGHQRVISALVEKARALNCASAVMVFEPQPRELFAPETAPARLSRLIDKYLLLQQLGVQRLICVNFNRKFANLSAEDFIEQLLVKRLGIKHLIIGDDFHFGKNRIGNFDMLCRAGREFSFDVSDTASYKLADCRISSTEIRKALERDDLTEARRMLGRPYSIFGRVFHGDKRGRQIGFPTANVLLKRRVSPVSGVYVVQVKTTFGDYYGVANIGSRPTVCGIRQQLEVHIFDFNADLYGQSIEVVMLHKLRNEMKFASVSELTTQISKDSAQARDYLNNLDTESVNEYVNTHDNG; encoded by the coding sequence ATGCAGTTAGTTCGGGGGTTACACAATATTCAGCCAGAAGATCATGGCTGCGTATTGACCATAGGTAATTTTGATGGTGTCCATCTGGGGCACCAGCGGGTGATCAGTGCACTGGTGGAAAAGGCCAGGGCGCTTAATTGTGCGTCGGCGGTGATGGTGTTTGAGCCCCAGCCGAGGGAGCTGTTTGCCCCGGAAACGGCGCCGGCCAGGCTCAGCCGCTTAATCGACAAATACCTGTTGTTGCAGCAACTGGGCGTACAGCGTTTGATTTGCGTGAACTTCAACCGTAAATTTGCCAACCTGAGCGCGGAAGATTTTATTGAGCAGTTGCTGGTGAAGCGCCTGGGCATTAAACACCTGATAATCGGCGATGATTTTCATTTCGGCAAAAACCGGATCGGCAACTTTGACATGTTATGCCGCGCCGGCCGGGAATTTTCCTTTGATGTGTCGGATACCGCCAGCTATAAACTGGCCGATTGCCGTATCAGCAGCACCGAGATACGCAAGGCACTGGAGCGGGATGACTTAACCGAAGCCCGCCGTATGCTGGGACGCCCTTATTCCATATTTGGCCGCGTATTTCATGGCGACAAGCGCGGACGCCAGATAGGCTTTCCCACCGCGAACGTTTTGCTTAAACGCCGGGTTTCCCCTGTAAGCGGTGTTTATGTGGTGCAGGTAAAAACCACTTTTGGCGACTATTATGGTGTTGCCAATATCGGCTCAAGGCCGACGGTTTGTGGGATAAGACAGCAACTGGAAGTGCATATTTTTGATTTTAATGCTGATTTGTACGGACAAAGCATAGAAGTGGTGATGTTGCATAAACTGAGGAATGAAATGAAATTTGCTTCCGTCAGTGAATTAACCACGCAAATCAGTAAAGACAGTGCGCAAGCACGCGATTATTTAAACAATTTAGATACTGAATCGGTTAACGAATACGTTAACACCCATGATAACGGATAA